The Horticoccus luteus DNA window TCGTGCCCATTCGTGTTTATTCGTGGTTAAAAAATTGGCCGTTGCACCGGCTCAGAGTGTTCTTCCGTGACCTCGGGATGGGCTCTCCGTGACCTCTGTGGCGAAGGTCGGAACGTCTGATGCCACGGGTTTGAATTCCGGCATCGTGGCGTCGCCCGCGGCGGAAATGCCTTCGCGACGCAGCACCTTGTAAATCGTCAGCGCGAGGATGCGCACATCAAGCCCGATCGACCGCGTTTCGACATAGCGTACGTCGCATTCGAATTTCTGCTCCCAGCCCAGCGCATTGCGCCCGCTGATCTGCGCGAGCCCCGTCAACCCCGGCGGCACCTCATGTCGCCGCGCCTGCCGCGCGCTGTAGCGCGGCAGATAGTCGACGAGCAACGGCCGCGGACCCACGAGACTCATCTCGCCGCGCAGCACATTGATCAATTCCGGCAGCTCATCGAGGGAAGTCGCGCGCAGCCAGCGGCCAAACCGCGTGAGCCGCATGGCATCGGGCAGCAGACGCCCCTCGGCATCGCGCGCACTCGTCATCGTGCGAAACTTGATCAGCTCGAAGATCGCCGCATTCCGGCCTGGACGCCGCTGACGAAACAGTACCGGTGAGCCGAGGTTGATGCGCACGAGCAAGCCCACGACCGCGAGCACCGGCACCCAAACCGGCGCCGACAGCACGACCAAGGTCAGATCGAATCCGCGTTTCAAAAGCACAGGAGGGTCATTCAACAGCCCACCGCCGTCCCGGGTCAATGCGAACCGCGAGCCGGTTGGCACGCGATTCGATCTGCGTTATTCGTTACCCGCTATTCGGGCTTCGCGGTACCGGGCTTCCCGTCCGTCACATGGGTCCGCTTCAAATAGCTGATATACCCATTAATCACCTGCAACGCGCGTTCAACTTTCTGCCGCCCCTGGCTGATTAAGGA harbors:
- a CDS encoding sugar transferase; amino-acid sequence: MKRGFDLTLVVLSAPVWVPVLAVVGLLVRINLGSPVLFRQRRPGRNAAIFELIKFRTMTSARDAEGRLLPDAMRLTRFGRWLRATSLDELPELINVLRGEMSLVGPRPLLVDYLPRYSARQARRHEVPPGLTGLAQISGRNALGWEQKFECDVRYVETRSIGLDVRILALTIYKVLRREGISAAGDATMPEFKPVASDVPTFATEVTESPSRGHGRTL